TTGATACTTGCTGCCAATAATATCTGAGCTATTTTTGGTGTTTTAAAAATACCACCATGTCCCAATATCTGTTCAATATTAATTTGTTCTTTTTCTGTTAATATGTCCATTCCAATCGCTAGTGTTGCAAACGCTGAAAAAATATGACTCCGCATCAAATTTCCAATAGTTAATCTACTCTCTGGTGTTCTTATGACCAGTGGTCTACCTTTATCAACTTTTGTGATACTCTCCCCAGAAAAATAACCTATACTCAATATTTCGCCACAATCTTTATCACCTTCTAATGCTTGATTGAACAGCAAGGTATACGTATCATTTAATGATTGATCAGGATGAATTAATTGACTATATTCATGAAACATTTTTACCCATGCATTAATATCAGAACTACAATTATTAGCATGTACCATTGCAACATTATCTCCTACTGGTGTTGTCACTATATCAATTTCAGGATATTGGTGCACTAAGTCTCTATCTAAGACGACCATTGAAAAAATTGATGTTCCTGCAGATACATTTCCAGTCTTCGGAAGTATACTGTTCGTTGCAACCATTCCAGTTCCAGCATCACCTTCAGGTGGACACAGGGGTATTCCAGCGGTTAGTATTCCTGTAGGGTCAAGCTGATTCGCACCTTCTTGAGTCAGTGTACCTGCAAATTGTCCAGCCGACAAAACTTTCGGCAACAGTGTTCTCAATTGCCATGGTACCTGTTCTGATTCAATCAAATTATCAAAAATATTGAGAAAATCCTCACGGTAATCTGATGTTTTAGCGTCTATTGGAAACATCCCTGACGCATCCCCTACTCCTAAAACTTTTTCACCCGTTAAACGCCAATGAACATAGCCCGCCAATGTAGTGAGATACGCAATATGGGATACATGTTGTTCTTTATTGAGTATCGCTTGATACACATGAGCAATGCTCCATCGCTCTGGAATATTAAATTTAAAATTTCCACTCAATACATTTGCTGCTTGAGTAGTGATGGTGTTTCGCCAAGTTCGAAAAGGTACTAATAAATGATTGTCTTTATCAAATGCTAAATAACCGTGCATCATAGCACTAATACCTATGCTCCCTATTGTTGTTAAATGAATACCATACTGTTGTTTAATTTCACTAACAAGTTGAGCGTATGCTGCCTGGATACCCATCCAAACATCATTTAAATCATAGGTCCAAATACCATCCTTCAACTGATTCTCCCAATCAAAATTACCTGATGCAATAACATTTTGACACTCATCAATTAATATAGCTTTAATTCTAGTTGATCCGAGTTCAATTCCCAACGCTGTTTTTCCATCTTTAATTAGTTGAGTTACTTGCGTCACCATGATACCTCCTAAAAAACGTTTTCACTATACTGAAATATTAACACAGATGTACGCATATGTAAATACCAATATTATAGATGTTCGTACATCCTGTTATTAATTTCTTAATTATAGCTACATTTTTATTAAGATAATCACTTCAACACATTGACAAATATTTAACATTGCACACATCTTTAAATTTAGATAAAATAGATGTACGCATATGATAGAAAGGAATTTAATATGATTGTAAAATATCGCTACATCGCAGATGATATACAAAAAAAGATACTCCAAAATGAATTCAAAGTAGGAAGCATGATTCCGCCAGAAAGTAAGTTGCAAGAAATGTATCAAGTTAGCCGTCACACTATACGACAAGCAATAGGTCTATTAGTAGAAAAAGGCTATCTACGCGCTGAAAAAGGAGTGGGTACATTCGTACTAAAACCACAGCTAAATGGCCCTAAAGACACAAAAACAATCGGCGTGATTACAACTTATTTATCCGACTACATTTTTCCACAAATTATCGAAGGAATAGAAGAAACACTAAGAGCAAACGGCTATTCTTTACTTTTAGGCGCAACAAAGAATGATCCTATTCAAGAAGAACTCTGTATTAGCTCAATGTTAAAGCAAGGAGTGGAGGGCTTACTAATAGAACCTACCTCAAGCAATTTATTCAACCAAAATATCGCTTATTATTCAAAAATAAAAGAAAAAAATATCCCTGTTTTATTTATCAATGCATACTACGATTTGCTTGATATACCATATATTAGTATCGATGACGTTCACGCTGGAGAAATGACAACCAATTATTTAATCGACAACAATCACGTTAATATTGCTCTAGTTACAAAAATGGATGATATCCAAGGCAAGCTGAGATTAAAAGGATATATTAAAGCGCATGAAAAAAATAATCTGAGTTTTACTATGGATAATATCGTTCAATTTGATACTAATAATCAAAAGGATGTTATCCAGCTATTCGTTAAGCAATTGGCTTGTCGTAATAATCGCCCCACGGCAGTCGTTTGTTATAATGATGATGTAGCTAGTTACTTAATACAACAACTAGAAAAAAACAATTTGAATGTTCCTACGGATATTTCTCTTATAAGTCACGATAATTCATTTTTAGCAAAAATATACCAACTCAACAGTGTCATTCATCCTCAAAAAGACTTAGGTATTGAAGCAGCAAAAAAAATAATCGAAACACTTGAAAAAAATAAGGTGCTGGAGACAAAATTGTATCCTCCTAAATTAAAAATAAGAAAATCGGTACTCAAACATACAGATAATTAATCAAATCCATTTTCTACTCTATTAAATCTTAATAGAGTGTTTTTACTTTATACGATATAATTGCACCCATTCATTTCACTGCTAAAACAACAAAATTATGGTATACTACTATAAGCAAACAGTTTTATACAATGGAGGTTCATGAGATGGCACAACAAAAAAACAATACACTCGCCGGTCTAGTTTTACTTGCAACTGGATTAGTAATAGGCGCAGCAGGCGCACTGTTTTATAAAGAAATCAAATTAAAAAATCCTGGATTGGTTTTAGAAACAGTCAAACAACAATTCAAAGTGCAAGGTACAATCACTGGGTCATGGATTGATTATGATGCCGTGGAATATGAAGTATTTGACAGTAAACCACTTGTCTACATCGGAGGTATTTCTCGCCAAGAAGGTAGTGAAATTGTGACTTATCAATTCGCTTGTGACGCATATACTGGTGAGATATTAGATATTTTTGAATACCAAGCGTAACTCGTTCTTGACCAACACGCATACTTTGATACAATGGAAGTTGCGTGTTATTTTAATTGCGCAACTGATTATTAGATGGCTGGCATTACGTCTCTAACCACCGAAAAATTTTTACGTGAATGAATTGTGCAAAAAAGTATTTCTAGGACATTTGACATAATTGTTAACCTAAATAAACCAGAAAAGGAGGAATATGAATGGCATTTGACGGCCGCAATGATTGGCAAATGCATCCATTAAATGGTGGATCTGGCGAAGCCTTTATGGGTATTCGTAATAATGAAAAAGTTTTTTTTAAACGTAATTCATCACCGTTTATTCCTTCCTTATCCGCTGAAGGTTTAGCCCCAAAATTAATGTGGACTCAGCGAACTTATTCTGGCGATTTATTAACGGCACAAGAATGGAAAAATGCAACTCAATTAACCAAACAGCACATGAATGACCCTCGAGTTATCCAATTAATTCATCAAATCCATCAATCTGATCATTTGCTTATGCTACTGCGTCGAGTTCAAAGCGATGCCTTTATCCCGATTGATTTCATTGACCGATATTTTGATAATTTACCCAACTCTTTATATAAGCATCAATTTTTTAATCAAGTCATTCGTTCATTAGAAGATATGGTTGACGAAGATTTTTATCAATGTCGTTATGTGGTATGCCATGGTGATTTAAATCATAATAATTTTATGATTGATGACTCAAAAAAAATCTTTTTAGTCGACTGGGAAGAAGTTAAAATCGCCGATCCTATTAGTGATATCACCTGGTTATTATTGCAATATTATAAACCTAGTGAGTGGATGGAGTGGTTTACTTTATATGATTTCCCAATTGATGAAACTTTTTACAAACGTGTAAAATGGTATAGTCTCATGAATTGTTTATTATTAATCAAACAATTTTCCATTGAAAACCGACCACAACAAATGAACCATTATATACTATTATTGAAACACATCTACGATGCAGATGATTTATCCAAGGAATAATGTGACCCTTAAGAAAAATATGGTTCGAGCGCAAACGTTCTGACTCGAACCAATGGCGAAAACTGACGACGTGTGAATAACGCACATACGCAGTTTTTGAAGCATCCGTCCCGTCGAAGCAGTCTAAATGAGTCAAAATACAAATACCGGTGCGCAAATAACACCTGGAGAACTGTTACGAAGTGGATATCAAATCAACCTAAGCGAACCAAAATAAATATAGTGCGACAACGCGTACTGCAAACTGAATCACTGGCGGAAGTCACTGCTGTGCAATTTACACACAGAAAACTCTAGCAGTGGTTGTCATTTCAGCGAGTTAGAGCCAGAGGAGGACACTCATGCGACTGAGAAATAAACCATGGGCACAAGATAAGTTAGATGCCCATCCAGAATATGTACCACAACAAGCAGAATCATTACGTGGTAAATGGCAAACCCGTTTTGCCAAAGAACAACCGATTCATATTGAAGTAGGATCAGGTAAAGGGCGTTTTATTACAGAAATGGCAAAAGCCCATCCAGATGTTAATTACATCAGTATTGAAATCCAAACAAGTGTCATTGTCAGTGTACTTGATTTGCAGTTAGAGGCACAACTACCTAACTTACAAATTTTACATGCTGATGGACGTAATTTGGATCAATATTTCGCGCCAGGTGAAGTTAGCCGTGTTTACTTAAACTTCTCAGATCCTTGGCCAAAAAAACGTCATGAGAAACGCCGCTTAACGTCTCCATCTTTTTTAAGCCAATATCAAACAATATTAACAGAAGATGGTGACATTCACTTTAAAACTGATAATCAAGCCCTTTTTGAGTACTCACTCTATGCTTTCTCGCAATATGGTGTCAAATTAAAACAGGTTTGGTTAGATTTACATCAGTCTGACTTTGAAGGCAATATTATGACTGAATATGAAGAGAAATTTTCAAGTCGTGGTCACCGAATTTATCGTCTTGAGGCATATTTTGAAAAATAAACAGCAAAAAACTAGGGTCGTCTATATTCACAACCCTAGTTTTTAGAATATCTCTCTTATGTTTATCTAGTATGATTTATTTTCGATAATTCTATCAAGTAATTTTGGTAATTTTCATCAAATTTCCGATGACATTCAAAATCAGGTTCAACAATTTCATAATCGATGGGAAAATTTAAATCATCAACCAACAAAATCGTACCTAAACATTCTGCTGAATTTTCGGAAGCAATCAAAACTGGCATTCCTAAAATATTGGTCATTAATTGAACTAAATTTCGTGATTGAATCAAACCACCTGTTAAAGCAATGCCATTAAAATGATGAAGAGCTTGCAAATTTTCGACATTATTCCGAACGTTATAAAACAATCCACAAAGCATTGCAAAAAGAATGTTTTCTCGAGTATGAAATCGCTCTAAACCTATCAATCTTGATACTTCTCCTTCAGTCCACAATGGTGCCCTTTCACCATTTAAAAAAGGAAGAAAAACTAACTTGAGTGGATAACCTGTTAGCGCAATTTGTTCCAATTCTTCAAAATTTGTTTGATACACTTTACAAATCCAATCTAAGACATTGCCTGCATTATTACTTGGAAACCCAACTAAATAATTTGTTTCGTCAATTTTATAACTAAAGTTCATGGACTTTAGTGATACTACATTTTTATTTGTCAGTATTCTTACAGCGTGACTCGTACCAAAAGATAAAACAGCATAGTTACTTAAAGAACGATAAGCATAATTAGAAGAAACTCCATCTGATGTTCCAAGAACAACAATACCTTGCCCTAAATTAAGATTGTAAAGAATAGGAGCAGAAGAGTCACAAGCTTTAACCTTTGGTAACTGTTCTATTTTTAATCGCAGACTATTAAGTGCACGTTCACTCCATTGTCCTTTTTTATTATCATAAATTCCATAACTACTGGCGTTAGAAACATCAATCCACCATTCACCCGTTAATAATTCGAAAATCAAATCTTTTATCGAATAAACTTTTGTAACTGAATCCCAATATGACTGTTTAGCTCCATATGAAAGTTTATAAAAAGGGTTCATGCTATGGATAGGTGTTCCTGTTTCGAGATAAAGTTTCTCTTTAAAAGCATTATCAAATTGCAAAAGTTCTTTATGTCCACGCTTATCTGCCCATGTTATAATCTCCGTCACATCTTGATGCTTATCATCTCTTAATAGAATCGAATGCATTGCAGTCGTTAGCA
The genomic region above belongs to Aerococcaceae bacterium zg-1292 and contains:
- a CDS encoding phosphotransferase family protein, which produces MAFDGRNDWQMHPLNGGSGEAFMGIRNNEKVFFKRNSSPFIPSLSAEGLAPKLMWTQRTYSGDLLTAQEWKNATQLTKQHMNDPRVIQLIHQIHQSDHLLMLLRRVQSDAFIPIDFIDRYFDNLPNSLYKHQFFNQVIRSLEDMVDEDFYQCRYVVCHGDLNHNNFMIDDSKKIFLVDWEEVKIADPISDITWLLLQYYKPSEWMEWFTLYDFPIDETFYKRVKWYSLMNCLLLIKQFSIENRPQQMNHYILLLKHIYDADDLSKE
- the trmB gene encoding tRNA (guanosine(46)-N7)-methyltransferase TrmB; amino-acid sequence: MRLRNKPWAQDKLDAHPEYVPQQAESLRGKWQTRFAKEQPIHIEVGSGKGRFITEMAKAHPDVNYISIEIQTSVIVSVLDLQLEAQLPNLQILHADGRNLDQYFAPGEVSRVYLNFSDPWPKKRHEKRRLTSPSFLSQYQTILTEDGDIHFKTDNQALFEYSLYAFSQYGVKLKQVWLDLHQSDFEGNIMTEYEEKFSSRGHRIYRLEAYFEK
- a CDS encoding FGGY-family carbohydrate kinase, translating into MVTQVTQLIKDGKTALGIELGSTRIKAILIDECQNVIASGNFDWENQLKDGIWTYDLNDVWMGIQAAYAQLVSEIKQQYGIHLTTIGSIGISAMMHGYLAFDKDNHLLVPFRTWRNTITTQAANVLSGNFKFNIPERWSIAHVYQAILNKEQHVSHIAYLTTLAGYVHWRLTGEKVLGVGDASGMFPIDAKTSDYREDFLNIFDNLIESEQVPWQLRTLLPKVLSAGQFAGTLTQEGANQLDPTGILTAGIPLCPPEGDAGTGMVATNSILPKTGNVSAGTSIFSMVVLDRDLVHQYPEIDIVTTPVGDNVAMVHANNCSSDINAWVKMFHEYSQLIHPDQSLNDTYTLLFNQALEGDKDCGEILSIGYFSGESITKVDKGRPLVIRTPESRLTIGNLMRSHIFSAFATLAIGMDILTEKEQINIEQILGHGGIFKTPKIAQILLAASINTPVSVMETAGEGGAWGIALLADYLNHTEMSLAAYLDDIVFKNTSVVTVQPDTDDVTGFTSFKNKFKAAISIEKIAGDIL
- a CDS encoding PepSY domain-containing protein, which codes for MAQQKNNTLAGLVLLATGLVIGAAGALFYKEIKLKNPGLVLETVKQQFKVQGTITGSWIDYDAVEYEVFDSKPLVYIGGISRQEGSEIVTYQFACDAYTGEILDIFEYQA
- a CDS encoding GntR family transcriptional regulator, which codes for MIVKYRYIADDIQKKILQNEFKVGSMIPPESKLQEMYQVSRHTIRQAIGLLVEKGYLRAEKGVGTFVLKPQLNGPKDTKTIGVITTYLSDYIFPQIIEGIEETLRANGYSLLLGATKNDPIQEELCISSMLKQGVEGLLIEPTSSNLFNQNIAYYSKIKEKNIPVLFINAYYDLLDIPYISIDDVHAGEMTTNYLIDNNHVNIALVTKMDDIQGKLRLKGYIKAHEKNNLSFTMDNIVQFDTNNQKDVIQLFVKQLACRNNRPTAVVCYNDDVASYLIQQLEKNNLNVPTDISLISHDNSFLAKIYQLNSVIHPQKDLGIEAAKKIIETLEKNKVLETKLYPPKLKIRKSVLKHTDN